From one Synechocystis sp. PCC 6803 substr. PCC-P genomic stretch:
- a CDS encoding phosphoketolase encodes MTVASTAPAFCQGIRFFGENLPDFDRYGQETAIASGAKAISSANDPQAVYQTLLAADALRYLTLQTTASKESGHPGGFASIAEAIAALVMLGYKNTVTEVGHHAPGFYSTMFLDRSLEAMGINNVQELGDRFREMHGLLGHLSGQIPGLLAPAGPLGQGQHFAMAGAKLYPGVLFPVTIGDGGLGEPYIMSSFGHFHTAYPQVTNFLPILVWNGFSQEHHSMVSTQSNEAMVNYWQGNGFKNVILVNAKDFDDSNQAGDFVDSTKFSFQQRLAFTQAVLEATDKAAQAALGGTLTVLIVKQLKGAGVHKSGAKSHNLYPGDSLDKDYIVSALQERALSPEAWQLVRTNFERSHGGPASQTVVTESVLPLADLGTLPLKEFALEDKQVATTAMGELVVHVGKQDSNFVVTNADGNAASGINNINVGLKIVHPTVDEDYFQQPNGQVYEPLSEDACAGLAAAQALFGGRTLWCSYESFAINGLPIWQTVTQAMAELRRPTPSTITLFTAGALEQGRNGWTHQRPEIENYFAAMMRNGNIFPLFPCDANGIQVCYDWALTTSNKGIPITASKSPLPIRTTLEQNRQGLAKGGILLHNSTGSKTIVFAVIGDMTLIPVLEAASQLESEGYGVKVVSVINPRRLYRPHDVQWQDCSEADSGFLSDAEFTELFGGDALIGVTGGSGAMLEPVLLRSACPRDLFAWKRGETTASAGQLMAYNGLTAQALGDRAKALLP; translated from the coding sequence GCCCCTGCTTTTTGCCAAGGAATTCGCTTTTTCGGTGAAAACCTGCCGGATTTTGATCGTTATGGCCAGGAAACGGCGATCGCCAGTGGGGCAAAGGCCATCAGTTCTGCCAATGATCCCCAGGCGGTGTATCAAACTTTGTTGGCGGCGGATGCCCTCAGATATTTAACGCTCCAAACCACAGCCAGTAAAGAATCGGGTCACCCCGGCGGTTTTGCCAGCATTGCGGAGGCGATCGCCGCTCTGGTCATGTTGGGCTACAAAAATACGGTGACGGAAGTGGGCCACCATGCCCCCGGTTTTTACAGCACCATGTTTTTGGATCGTTCCCTGGAAGCCATGGGGATTAATAATGTCCAAGAACTTGGCGATCGGTTCCGGGAAATGCACGGCCTATTGGGCCACCTCTCAGGGCAAATCCCAGGCTTATTAGCTCCAGCAGGCCCCCTGGGTCAAGGTCAACATTTCGCCATGGCCGGAGCAAAACTTTATCCCGGCGTTTTATTTCCCGTAACTATCGGAGATGGTGGTTTGGGGGAACCCTACATCATGAGTAGTTTTGGCCATTTCCACACGGCCTATCCCCAGGTAACAAACTTTTTGCCCATTTTGGTCTGGAACGGTTTTAGCCAAGAACACCACAGCATGGTTTCCACCCAGAGCAATGAAGCCATGGTTAACTACTGGCAGGGCAACGGTTTTAAAAATGTCATTCTGGTCAACGCCAAAGATTTTGACGACAGCAATCAAGCGGGGGATTTTGTTGACAGCACCAAGTTTTCTTTCCAACAACGGTTAGCTTTTACCCAGGCAGTGTTGGAGGCCACCGACAAAGCGGCCCAGGCGGCCCTTGGTGGTACGTTAACGGTTCTGATTGTCAAACAACTAAAAGGAGCGGGAGTCCACAAATCCGGGGCCAAATCCCACAACCTCTATCCCGGCGACAGTTTAGATAAAGATTATATTGTCAGTGCTTTGCAAGAACGGGCCCTATCCCCCGAAGCTTGGCAATTGGTGCGGACCAATTTTGAACGTTCCCACGGTGGCCCCGCCTCCCAAACCGTGGTGACGGAATCCGTTTTACCTTTAGCGGATCTGGGTACTCTGCCCCTGAAGGAGTTTGCCCTAGAAGATAAACAGGTAGCCACCACCGCCATGGGGGAATTGGTGGTTCATGTGGGCAAACAGGATTCAAACTTTGTGGTTACCAACGCCGACGGTAACGCCGCTTCTGGGATCAATAACATCAACGTTGGGCTAAAAATTGTCCATCCCACGGTGGATGAGGATTATTTCCAACAACCCAACGGCCAAGTTTATGAACCCCTGAGCGAAGATGCCTGTGCTGGCCTGGCCGCCGCCCAAGCTTTGTTTGGAGGCCGTACCCTCTGGTGTTCCTACGAGTCCTTTGCTATTAACGGTTTACCCATTTGGCAGACGGTGACCCAGGCCATGGCGGAGCTACGTCGTCCTACCCCTTCCACCATTACCCTGTTTACAGCGGGAGCGTTGGAACAAGGGCGCAACGGTTGGACTCACCAACGGCCGGAAATTGAGAATTATTTTGCCGCTATGATGCGGAATGGGAATATTTTTCCCCTTTTCCCCTGTGATGCCAACGGTATTCAGGTTTGCTATGACTGGGCGTTAACCACCAGCAACAAAGGCATTCCCATCACCGCCAGTAAGTCTCCTTTGCCCATCCGCACTACGTTGGAGCAAAATCGTCAGGGTTTAGCCAAAGGCGGCATCCTACTCCACAACAGCACTGGCTCTAAAACCATTGTTTTTGCAGTAATTGGCGATATGACTCTAATTCCCGTGTTGGAAGCGGCCAGTCAATTGGAAAGTGAAGGTTATGGGGTAAAAGTGGTTTCGGTAATTAATCCCCGGCGCTTGTACCGTCCCCATGATGTGCAATGGCAGGATTGTTCCGAAGCGGACAGTGGCTTTTTGAGCGATGCTGAATTTACCGAACTGTTTGGTGGCGATGCGTTGATTGGGGTGACCGGTGGCAGTGGAGCCATGTTGGAACCAGTTCTACTCCGTAGTGCTTGCCCCAGGGATCTATTTGCTTGGAAACGGGGGGAAACTACCGCCAGCGCTGGACAACTGATGGCCTATAACGGCCTAACTGCCCAGGCCCTTGGCGATCGGGCCAAGGCATTGTTGCCCTAG
- a CDS encoding plasmid replication protein, CyRepA1 family translates to MESCSGKTDGKMNHLQEWRQSCVDDQLTRLNVTPLLGDAPAQHLLYAEALQRRNDGRVSDGLMKRYAHVASGGWWCSGIDLLSGEKDLWGCFKPDRPRQDGESSKTIKYEHPPKTPTGIFALRVPLHLWERIAAKAGVVLTEEDQDPDQPDLGFWQWLMGHPEIPLVITEGAKKAGALLTAGYGAIALPGVHNGYRTPRDDQGQRIGKCQLIPALGKLAAPGRQILIAFDQDSKPKTIQQVNLAIQRLGYLFSRQGCEVKVLQWEHHLGKGVDDVIAHQGSDYLQQLVGKALPLEIWKAQRLNRLTHSRGMEVEARYLPPLTIPAEEKLIALQSPKGTGKTEFLARIVRQAQAEHRPVLVIGHRIRLVQELCHRFQLPYVGDLSSSPLARQRGFGLCIDSLHGHSQAQFDPEQWQDCLIIIDEVEQVLWHGLNSDTCRRQRVAILRNLKQLLQHSLGGEGQIYVADADLTDVSLDYLISLSGIPLQPYVIRNHWQPGLEEAWPIYHFGENDPKQLVKQLLHHIREGGKPFVCLSAQKLTSAWGTRNLEAYLKKQFPDRRILRIDAESLSDPHHPAHGSLTNLNQVLADYDIVLSSPAVETGVSIDLKNHFTSVWGIAQGIQTATSVCQSLSRIRQNIPRYLWAASYGFNQVGNGATAISKFLTAGHRLTEVNIRLLQQSDLDNLDDLDTGFQAESLLCWAKMAVRINLAMVNYRESILGLLHQEGHQLLGPPPALPSLPVPPSDPDHPLSTVAPQPLQQAIEAVREQNYLADCQAIADAKPLKELEYQQLKKRLVKNSHERQRLRRYELAQRYGIPVTADLVQKDDQNWYQKLRWHYFLTVGRPFLGDRDAKIARLLLDQGQGSLFLPDFNGSQLGAIIGTYDIIGIPILLAHPQRELCALDEDLIALGKLALANRDDIKTVVGIGLAKNASPITIVRRFLEKLGFGIQLTRTKTVEKKRVRIYQITCPQDGREKVFQAWLQGDRQCPGSSEQWMAEYWKKLQSSPRAEEQHQPFVQLSLELG, encoded by the coding sequence ATGGAGTCTTGTTCCGGCAAGACCGATGGCAAAATGAATCACTTGCAAGAATGGCGGCAAAGTTGTGTAGACGACCAACTAACCCGCCTCAATGTCACTCCCCTTTTAGGGGATGCCCCCGCCCAACATTTGCTTTATGCTGAAGCGCTCCAGCGCCGTAATGACGGCCGAGTTAGTGACGGTTTAATGAAACGTTATGCCCACGTGGCCTCGGGGGGCTGGTGGTGTTCTGGCATTGATTTACTGTCCGGGGAAAAAGATCTATGGGGGTGTTTTAAGCCCGATCGCCCGAGACAGGATGGGGAAAGCAGTAAGACCATTAAATATGAGCATCCTCCCAAAACACCCACGGGAATTTTTGCCCTGCGGGTGCCCCTCCATCTTTGGGAAAGGATTGCTGCTAAAGCTGGGGTAGTCCTGACAGAGGAGGATCAAGACCCAGACCAGCCGGATTTAGGTTTTTGGCAATGGTTGATGGGCCATCCGGAAATTCCTCTGGTAATCACAGAAGGGGCAAAAAAGGCGGGTGCTTTACTCACGGCCGGTTACGGGGCGATCGCCTTACCAGGAGTCCATAACGGTTACCGCACTCCTAGGGATGACCAGGGGCAACGGATCGGCAAATGCCAATTAATTCCCGCTTTGGGAAAATTAGCCGCTCCCGGCAGACAAATTCTGATTGCTTTCGATCAAGACAGTAAACCCAAAACTATCCAGCAGGTGAATCTGGCCATTCAACGGTTGGGCTATTTGTTCAGTCGCCAAGGGTGTGAAGTCAAAGTTTTGCAATGGGAGCATCACCTTGGTAAGGGCGTTGATGATGTGATTGCCCACCAAGGCAGTGATTATCTACAACAGTTGGTCGGCAAGGCCCTGCCGCTGGAAATCTGGAAAGCCCAACGACTTAACCGCCTCACCCATAGCCGGGGGATGGAAGTGGAAGCCCGGTATTTACCTCCTTTAACCATTCCCGCTGAAGAAAAATTAATTGCCCTACAATCGCCAAAGGGCACGGGCAAAACGGAATTTCTCGCTCGCATTGTCCGCCAAGCCCAGGCCGAACACAGACCAGTGTTGGTCATTGGCCATCGCATTCGTTTAGTGCAGGAACTGTGCCACCGTTTTCAGTTGCCCTATGTGGGGGATTTATCTAGTTCCCCCCTAGCTCGCCAAAGGGGTTTTGGTCTGTGTATCGACTCCCTCCATGGCCATTCCCAAGCCCAGTTTGACCCGGAACAGTGGCAAGATTGCCTAATTATCATTGATGAAGTGGAGCAGGTGCTCTGGCATGGACTGAATTCCGATACCTGCCGTCGTCAGCGGGTGGCCATTCTCCGTAACCTCAAGCAACTTTTGCAACATAGCCTAGGGGGAGAAGGACAAATTTATGTGGCCGATGCGGATTTAACCGATGTTTCCCTCGATTATTTGATCAGCTTGAGTGGCATTCCCCTCCAACCCTACGTGATCCGTAACCATTGGCAACCGGGGTTAGAAGAAGCATGGCCCATCTATCACTTTGGCGAAAATGACCCCAAGCAATTGGTCAAACAACTGTTGCATCACATTCGGGAGGGCGGTAAACCTTTCGTCTGTCTCTCAGCTCAAAAGCTCACCAGTGCCTGGGGCACCCGCAATCTGGAAGCCTACCTGAAAAAGCAGTTTCCCGATCGCCGCATTTTACGCATTGATGCCGAATCCCTATCCGATCCTCACCATCCTGCCCATGGCAGTTTGACCAACCTCAACCAAGTGTTGGCCGACTATGACATTGTGCTGAGTAGTCCGGCGGTGGAAACGGGGGTCAGCATTGACCTAAAAAATCATTTCACTTCCGTGTGGGGCATTGCCCAGGGCATCCAAACCGCCACTTCCGTTTGCCAATCCCTCAGCCGCATTCGCCAAAATATTCCCCGTTACCTCTGGGCCGCTAGCTATGGCTTTAACCAAGTGGGCAATGGAGCTACGGCCATTAGTAAGTTCCTCACCGCCGGCCATCGTTTGACGGAGGTTAATATCCGGCTGTTGCAACAATCGGATCTGGATAATTTGGATGATTTAGACACCGGTTTCCAGGCGGAATCTTTGCTCTGCTGGGCCAAAATGGCGGTGCGGATCAACCTGGCCATGGTCAATTATCGGGAATCCATTCTTGGGCTTTTGCACCAGGAAGGCCATCAGTTGTTGGGGCCGCCCCCAGCTTTACCGTCTTTGCCTGTTCCACCCAGCGATCCCGATCACCCCCTCAGTACGGTCGCTCCTCAGCCTTTGCAACAGGCCATTGAAGCGGTGCGGGAACAAAATTACCTTGCCGACTGCCAGGCGATCGCCGACGCTAAACCCCTAAAAGAATTGGAATATCAACAGTTGAAGAAAAGGCTAGTGAAAAATAGCCACGAACGGCAACGGCTACGGCGCTACGAACTGGCCCAACGCTACGGTATTCCTGTGACGGCGGATCTGGTGCAAAAAGATGACCAAAATTGGTATCAAAAACTGCGTTGGCATTACTTCCTCACCGTAGGCCGGCCATTCCTTGGCGATCGGGATGCCAAAATTGCCCGTTTACTATTGGATCAAGGACAAGGCAGTCTCTTTCTCCCGGACTTTAATGGTTCCCAATTGGGGGCCATCATCGGTACCTACGACATTATTGGCATTCCCATTCTGCTGGCCCATCCCCAACGGGAGTTGTGTGCCCTGGATGAGGACTTAATCGCCCTGGGTAAATTAGCCTTGGCTAACCGGGATGATATTAAAACGGTAGTGGGCATTGGTTTAGCCAAAAATGCTAGCCCCATCACCATTGTCCGTCGTTTTCTGGAAAAGCTGGGCTTTGGGATCCAATTAACCCGTACGAAAACTGTAGAAAAAAAACGAGTGCGGATTTATCAAATCACCTGTCCCCAGGATGGACGAGAAAAGGTCTTTCAAGCTTGGCTCCAAGGCGATCGCCAATGTCCCGGCAGTTCGGAACAATGGATGGCGGAATATTGGAAAAAGTTACAGAGTTCCCCCAGGGCAGAGGAGCAACATCAACCCTTTGTGCAACTCAGCCTGGAGTTAGGATAA